Proteins encoded in a region of the Isoalcanivorax pacificus W11-5 genome:
- the hxsA gene encoding His-Xaa-Ser repeat protein HxsA, with product MSKFIKNISLFLAGTPIFLNPNLSSGLESEGAHLDNAGMPASITLKPLHEAMENLFAAHRSHSSHRSHSSHRSHSSHSSHYSGYNSRSAPSPSYSTPTTPPPSASGPASSFSSGSTQTPSSALNNLSQSEKLRIQIMRVQIQLNAIGLYNGSIDGILGQQTQNALKLFQRIKELPESGMMTDATLQALGVSPVN from the coding sequence ATGTCAAAATTCATAAAAAATATCTCCCTTTTCCTTGCGGGAACCCCAATTTTCTTGAACCCTAACTTATCTAGCGGGCTCGAATCTGAAGGAGCTCATCTTGATAACGCAGGAATGCCCGCATCGATAACACTAAAACCTCTTCATGAAGCCATGGAAAACCTTTTCGCTGCGCATCGCTCACATTCAAGCCACCGATCCCACTCCAGTCACCGATCTCATTCTTCTCATTCATCACATTACTCTGGATATAACAGCCGCAGCGCACCATCACCTTCCTATAGCACACCGACCACACCACCACCCAGTGCTAGCGGGCCGGCATCCTCCTTTTCTTCGGGTTCTACACAAACGCCCTCATCCGCCCTGAACAATCTCAGTCAAAGCGAAAAACTGCGCATTCAAATCATGAGGGTTCAAATCCAGCTGAACGCTATAGGCCTCTATAACGGCTCCATTGACGGGATTCTTGGTCAGCAAACCCAAAACGCCCTCAAACTTTTCCAGCGCATCAAGGAATTGCCTGAATCGGGCATGATGACAGATGCGACGTTACAAGCCCTTGGTGTATCTCCTGTCAATTAG